The proteins below come from a single Myxococcota bacterium genomic window:
- a CDS encoding acyl-CoA dehydrogenase family protein, whose product MDFRLLPDELAFEAELERFLAAHHDPEVMDANPEQLSQTVDTPPKRAFMAKLAEQGWLGMSWPAEYGGAEKSGIYDFLLTEALSRRGAPQPGKGVGIVGKTIIRHGSDAMKREFLPRIIRGEIEFAIGYSEPQAGSDAAAMALKAEKVDGGFLLNGRKIWTTSAHFADYYWLGARTAPDKHDGITLFLIPMNHPKLTIHPTMTIGDERTNEVFFDDVFVPDAAVVGKVNAGWTYICEALDLERFAMMPVGPLEMKVAAIVEYVKTAVRDGEPLRDDPLVRATIADMRAQLEVARMLQRRVISEALRDRVPTVESSEYKLYMNELGQRVASWALDLLGPAGQLRVGEPEAPVGGRFERSYRYTVVDTIGGGASEIQKNIIARRGLGLPKNF is encoded by the coding sequence ATGGACTTCCGGCTGCTGCCCGACGAGCTCGCCTTCGAGGCCGAGCTCGAGCGCTTCCTCGCCGCGCACCACGACCCCGAGGTCATGGACGCGAACCCCGAGCAGCTCTCGCAGACGGTCGACACGCCGCCGAAGCGCGCGTTCATGGCGAAGCTCGCCGAGCAGGGCTGGCTCGGCATGAGCTGGCCGGCCGAGTACGGCGGCGCGGAGAAGAGCGGCATCTACGACTTCCTGCTGACGGAGGCGCTCTCGCGCCGCGGCGCGCCGCAGCCGGGCAAGGGCGTCGGCATCGTCGGCAAGACGATCATCCGCCACGGCTCCGACGCGATGAAGCGCGAGTTCCTGCCGCGCATCATCCGCGGCGAGATCGAGTTCGCGATCGGCTACAGCGAGCCGCAGGCCGGCTCGGACGCGGCGGCGATGGCGCTCAAGGCCGAGAAGGTCGACGGCGGCTTCCTGCTCAACGGCCGCAAGATCTGGACCACGTCGGCGCACTTCGCCGACTACTACTGGCTCGGCGCGCGCACGGCGCCCGACAAGCACGACGGCATCACGCTCTTCCTGATCCCGATGAACCACCCGAAGCTCACGATCCATCCCACGATGACGATCGGCGACGAGCGCACGAACGAGGTCTTCTTCGACGACGTCTTCGTGCCCGACGCAGCGGTCGTCGGGAAGGTGAACGCCGGCTGGACGTACATCTGCGAGGCGCTCGACCTCGAGCGCTTCGCGATGATGCCGGTCGGGCCGCTCGAGATGAAGGTCGCGGCGATCGTCGAGTACGTGAAGACGGCGGTGCGCGACGGCGAGCCCCTGCGCGACGACCCGCTCGTGCGCGCGACGATCGCCGACATGCGCGCCCAGCTCGAGGTCGCGCGCATGCTGCAGCGGCGCGTGATCAGCGAGGCGCTGCGCGACCGCGTGCCGACGGTCGAGTCGTCCGAGTACAAGCTCTACATGAACGAGCTCGGGCAGCGCGTCGCGAGCTGGGCGCTCGACCTCCTCGGGCCGGCCGGCCAGCTGCGCGTCGGGGAGCCCGAGGCGCCGGTCGGCGGCCGCTTCGAGCGCTCCTACCGCTACACGGTCGTGGACACGATCGGGGGCGGCGCCTCCGAGATCCAGAAGAACATCATCGCGCGCCGCGGGCTCGGGCTTCCGAAGAACTTCTAG
- a CDS encoding TIGR03619 family F420-dependent LLM class oxidoreductase gives MKYAIQLPTDRVDAPDEFLSARALAEIGACVEQAGFDSCYVTDHPAPTDDWLAGGGHQTLDPFVALSFVAAATHRILLQLHVLIAAYRNPFLSAKAIATLDVLSGGRVIAGVAAGYLEGEFDALGVAFATRNERTDERIREMQRIWAGGSIELDGHDFRARAITTLPLPAQRPHPPIWIGGNSRRAIRRAAELGDAWLPFPTPKPMAERVRTAVVASLDDLRERIAYLRACEKEFGRAQPLDVMFVPFGMRMNSPHPVDPVRFAETSAELAELGVTWLTITPPLGTRADYCAWVRRFGEDVIARER, from the coding sequence ATGAAGTACGCCATCCAGCTCCCGACCGACCGCGTCGACGCCCCCGACGAGTTCCTGAGCGCGCGCGCGCTCGCCGAGATCGGCGCGTGCGTCGAGCAGGCGGGCTTCGACTCCTGCTACGTCACCGACCATCCCGCGCCCACCGACGACTGGCTCGCGGGCGGCGGCCACCAGACGCTCGACCCGTTCGTCGCGCTGTCGTTCGTCGCGGCCGCGACGCACCGCATCCTCCTGCAGCTCCACGTGCTGATCGCGGCCTATCGCAACCCGTTCCTGTCGGCGAAGGCGATCGCGACGCTCGACGTGCTGTCGGGCGGCCGCGTGATCGCGGGCGTCGCGGCCGGCTATCTCGAGGGCGAGTTCGACGCGCTCGGCGTCGCGTTCGCGACGCGCAACGAGCGCACCGACGAGCGCATCCGCGAGATGCAGCGCATCTGGGCCGGCGGCTCGATCGAGCTCGACGGCCACGACTTCCGCGCGCGCGCGATCACGACGCTGCCGCTCCCCGCGCAGCGGCCGCACCCGCCGATCTGGATCGGCGGCAACAGCCGCCGCGCGATCCGGCGGGCCGCCGAGCTCGGCGACGCGTGGCTCCCGTTCCCGACGCCGAAGCCGATGGCCGAGCGCGTGCGCACGGCGGTCGTCGCGAGCCTCGACGACCTGCGCGAGCGCATCGCGTACCTGCGCGCGTGCGAGAAGGAGTTCGGCCGCGCGCAGCCGCTCGACGTCATGTTCGTGCCGTTCGGGATGCGCATGAACTCGCCCCACCCGGTCGACCCCGTGCGCTTCGCCGAGACGAGCGCCGAGCTCGCGGAGCTCGGCGTCACGTGGCTCACGATCACGCCCCCGCTCGGGACGCGCGCCGACTACTGCGCGTGGGTCCGGCGCTTCGGCGAGGACGTGATCGCGCGCGAACGCTAG
- a CDS encoding acyl-CoA dehydrogenase family protein, producing MDLRYSESDEKFRAELRAWLEREVAAYGPPPADYFHDWAVRRRYDTGWQKKLKEGGYAGINWPKEFGGAELSLSEQLVYYEEIARAKAPYVGVNFVGLLHGGPTLIAEGSDAQKRKHIEPIIEGDHVWCQGFSEPIAGSDLANLQTRAVRKGDHYIVNGHKIWTSFAQVADYGELLVRTDPDAKKHAGISWLILPMDAPGIEIRPLKTITGESEFSEVFFNDTPIPVENLVGKENDGWRVTNVTLRFERGTAFASEMYNLQQFVRDMVQLAKRVTSHGAPAWEDRALRREVGHLQAELDALWAMLKLSIAEAADSGVPGVGASAVKLFYTELYQRVSELGMRLCGRAALARDDVGGLGNARWVDKHMNSLSLTIAAGSSQIQRNIVSERILGQPKDR from the coding sequence GTGGACCTTCGTTATTCCGAGAGCGACGAGAAGTTCCGCGCCGAGCTGCGCGCCTGGCTCGAGCGCGAGGTCGCCGCCTACGGGCCGCCGCCGGCCGACTACTTCCACGACTGGGCCGTGCGCCGCCGCTACGACACGGGCTGGCAGAAGAAGCTCAAGGAAGGCGGCTACGCCGGCATCAACTGGCCGAAGGAGTTCGGTGGCGCGGAGCTCTCGCTCTCCGAGCAGCTCGTCTACTACGAGGAGATCGCGCGCGCGAAGGCGCCCTACGTCGGCGTCAACTTCGTCGGGCTCCTGCACGGCGGGCCGACGCTGATCGCCGAGGGCAGCGACGCGCAGAAGCGCAAGCACATCGAGCCGATCATCGAGGGCGATCACGTCTGGTGCCAGGGGTTCTCGGAGCCGATCGCGGGCAGCGACCTCGCCAACCTGCAGACGCGCGCCGTCCGCAAGGGCGACCACTACATCGTGAACGGGCACAAGATCTGGACGTCGTTCGCGCAGGTCGCGGACTACGGCGAGCTGCTCGTGCGCACCGACCCGGACGCGAAGAAGCACGCGGGGATCAGCTGGCTGATCCTGCCCATGGACGCGCCCGGCATCGAGATCCGCCCGCTGAAGACCATCACGGGCGAGAGCGAGTTCAGCGAGGTCTTCTTCAACGACACGCCGATCCCGGTCGAGAACCTCGTCGGCAAGGAGAACGACGGCTGGCGCGTGACGAACGTGACGCTGCGCTTCGAGCGCGGCACGGCGTTCGCGAGCGAGATGTACAACCTCCAGCAGTTCGTGCGCGACATGGTGCAGCTCGCGAAGCGCGTGACGAGCCACGGCGCCCCCGCCTGGGAGGATCGCGCGCTGCGGCGCGAGGTCGGCCACCTGCAGGCCGAGCTCGACGCGCTGTGGGCGATGCTCAAGCTGTCGATCGCGGAGGCGGCGGACTCGGGCGTCCCGGGCGTCGGCGCGTCGGCCGTGAAGCTCTTCTACACGGAGCTCTACCAGCGCGTGAGCGAGCTCGGCATGCGCCTGTGCGGCCGCGCCGCGCTGGCGCGCGACGACGTCGGCGGCCTCGGGAACGCCCGCTGGGTCGACAAGCACATGAACTCGCTGTCGCTCACCATCGCGGCGGGAAGCTCGCAGATCCAGCGCAACATCGTTTCCGAGCGCATCCTCGGGCAGCCGAAGGATCGCTAG
- a CDS encoding acyl-CoA dehydrogenase family protein codes for MEFRLSDDQLALREGVRAFCTDRVPNEAFVGIEEKGGFDRALWDEVAEMGVFSLRLSEDEGGVGLGMADAVIVFAELGRRVVPGPLVWTHLAAGLVDGADTGAAVVGGIDLTGGAESPVVVEYLPFLDALLVLRDDGVHRIDPKAVVGTPIATPLDPLTPVHAVSALPAGERIGDAALAERMRRDGAVLASGFLLGIAEATLELANDYAKTREQFNRPIGSFQAIKHMLADMFVRQEVARAAAYAAGATVDHPEAGDLAAAVSGAKINCGEAAMKNARACIQIHGGMGYTWEVPAHYYLKRTWVLENAFGGVDEHAEVVAERVAARTAA; via the coding sequence GTGGAGTTCCGGCTCAGCGACGACCAGCTCGCACTGCGCGAGGGCGTGCGCGCGTTCTGCACCGATCGCGTGCCGAACGAGGCGTTCGTCGGGATCGAGGAGAAGGGCGGCTTCGACCGCGCGCTGTGGGACGAGGTCGCCGAGATGGGCGTCTTCTCGCTGCGCCTGTCCGAGGACGAGGGCGGCGTCGGCCTCGGCATGGCCGACGCGGTGATCGTCTTCGCCGAGCTCGGCCGGCGCGTGGTGCCCGGGCCGCTCGTGTGGACGCACCTCGCCGCGGGCCTCGTCGACGGCGCCGACACGGGCGCGGCGGTCGTGGGCGGCATCGACCTCACCGGGGGCGCCGAGAGCCCGGTCGTCGTGGAGTACCTGCCCTTCCTCGACGCTCTGCTCGTGCTGCGCGACGACGGCGTCCATCGCATCGACCCGAAGGCGGTGGTGGGGACGCCGATCGCGACGCCGCTCGACCCGCTCACGCCCGTGCACGCGGTGTCCGCGCTCCCGGCCGGCGAGCGCATCGGCGACGCGGCGCTCGCCGAGCGGATGCGGCGCGACGGCGCGGTGCTCGCGAGCGGCTTCCTGCTCGGCATCGCCGAGGCGACGCTCGAGCTGGCCAACGACTACGCGAAGACGCGCGAGCAGTTCAACCGGCCGATCGGGAGCTTCCAGGCGATCAAGCACATGCTCGCCGACATGTTCGTGCGCCAGGAGGTCGCGCGCGCCGCGGCCTACGCCGCGGGCGCGACCGTCGACCACCCCGAGGCCGGCGACCTCGCGGCCGCGGTGAGCGGCGCGAAGATCAACTGCGGCGAGGCCGCGATGAAGAACGCGCGCGCGTGCATCCAGATCCACGGCGGCATGGGATACACGTGGGAGGTGCCCGCCCACTACTACCTGAAGCGCACGTGGGTGCTCGAGAACGCCTTCGGCGGCGTGGACGAGCACGCCGAGGTCGTCGCCGAGCGCGTCGCCGCGCGCACGGCGGCCTGA
- a CDS encoding OB-fold domain-containing protein, with amino-acid sequence MGRKKRVPAIEGWFTMDEKAPALLGTRCAKCRTYFFPKETVACRNPLCDSADLEEVALSRTGRVWSFTNNCYQPPAPYVSADPFEPYAIAAVELADEKMVVLGQVADGVGVDALRAGLEVELVLDTLFEDDQSEYVVWKWRPVAA; translated from the coding sequence ATGGGACGCAAGAAGCGAGTGCCGGCCATCGAGGGCTGGTTCACGATGGACGAGAAGGCGCCCGCGCTGCTCGGCACGCGCTGCGCGAAGTGCAGGACGTACTTCTTCCCGAAGGAGACGGTCGCCTGCCGCAACCCGCTGTGCGACTCGGCCGACCTCGAAGAGGTCGCGCTCTCGCGCACGGGGCGCGTCTGGTCGTTCACCAACAACTGCTACCAGCCGCCGGCGCCCTACGTCTCGGCCGACCCGTTCGAGCCCTACGCGATCGCGGCCGTCGAGCTGGCCGACGAGAAGATGGTCGTGCTCGGGCAGGTCGCGGACGGCGTCGGCGTCGACGCGCTGCGCGCCGGGCTCGAGGTCGAGCTCGTGCTCGACACGCTGTTCGAGGACGACCAGAGCGAGTACGTCGTGTGGAAGTGGCGGCCGGTCGCGGCCTGA
- a CDS encoding lipid-transfer protein, whose protein sequence is MAGEVAILGVGMHPWGKWGRNFVEYGVVAARNALADAGLEWKDVQLVAGGDTVRNGYPGYVAGATFAQALGWNGAQVASTYGACATGTQAINVARAQILAGLCDVALVVGADTTPKGFLAPTGGDRPDDPDWLRFRLIGATNPIYFGLYARRRMELYGATEQDFARVKVKNARHGLENEYARYRKAFTVEDVMASPMVSDPLRLMHICATSDGAAALVLSSMEFARRRTTSPVRILGVSTVTPQFPQATIEMPNFATDSAVAAGLPDTPFKDSIAKLAYEQAGLGPEDMSCAEVYDLSSALELDWYEHIGLCKPGDAEKLLRDGETTIGGRIPVNPSGGLSCFGEAVPAQAIAQVCELTWQLRGQAGTRQVEGAKAGVTANQGLFGHGSSVVAAR, encoded by the coding sequence ATGGCCGGTGAAGTCGCGATTCTCGGCGTCGGCATGCATCCGTGGGGGAAGTGGGGCCGCAACTTCGTCGAGTACGGCGTCGTGGCCGCGCGCAACGCGCTCGCGGACGCGGGCCTCGAGTGGAAGGACGTCCAGCTCGTCGCGGGCGGCGACACGGTGCGCAACGGCTACCCGGGCTACGTCGCGGGCGCGACGTTCGCGCAGGCGCTCGGCTGGAACGGCGCCCAGGTCGCGAGCACGTACGGCGCGTGTGCGACGGGCACCCAGGCGATCAACGTCGCGCGCGCGCAGATCCTCGCGGGCCTGTGCGACGTCGCGCTCGTCGTCGGCGCCGACACGACGCCGAAGGGCTTCCTCGCGCCCACCGGCGGCGACCGCCCCGACGACCCCGACTGGCTGCGCTTCCGCCTGATCGGCGCGACGAACCCGATCTACTTCGGGCTCTACGCGCGCCGCCGCATGGAGCTCTACGGCGCGACCGAGCAGGACTTCGCGCGCGTCAAGGTGAAGAACGCGCGCCACGGCCTCGAGAACGAGTACGCGCGCTACCGCAAGGCGTTCACGGTCGAGGACGTGATGGCGTCGCCGATGGTGAGCGACCCGCTGCGCCTCATGCACATCTGCGCGACGAGCGACGGCGCGGCTGCGCTCGTGCTCTCGAGCATGGAGTTCGCGCGGCGCCGCACGACGAGCCCGGTGCGCATCCTGGGCGTGTCGACGGTGACGCCGCAGTTCCCGCAGGCGACGATCGAGATGCCGAACTTCGCGACCGACTCGGCCGTCGCGGCCGGCCTTCCCGACACGCCGTTCAAGGACTCGATCGCGAAGCTCGCGTACGAGCAGGCCGGGCTCGGGCCCGAGGACATGAGCTGCGCGGAGGTCTACGACCTCTCGTCCGCGCTCGAGCTCGACTGGTACGAGCACATCGGGCTGTGCAAGCCGGGCGATGCGGAGAAGCTCCTGCGCGACGGCGAGACGACGATCGGCGGACGCATTCCCGTGAACCCGAGCGGCGGCCTCTCGTGCTTCGGCGAGGCCGTGCCCGCACAGGCGATCGCGCAGGTGTGCGAGCTCACCTGGCAGCTGCGCGGGCAGGCGGGCACGCGGCAGGTCGAGGGTGCGAAGGCGGGCGTGACGGCGAACCAGGGTCTCTTCGGGCACGGCTCGTCGGTCGTCGCAGCCCGCTAG
- a CDS encoding SDR family oxidoreductase: MGILDGKAAVVTGSGRGVGRGHALHLARNGAKVVVNDIDETEAKKVVAEIEAAGGAAVASGASVDSRAGCAALVELCCSAFGRIDAMVNNAGNVRDRSFLKMSDDEFDQVVKVHMYGTFWCAQEAARKMVEQGSGGSIVNTVSAAHFGNFGQTNYAGSKGAIATFTYTWAIELARYGIRVNAISPLATTRMSASAKVDGKENSGPFFDPDLNGPFVAYLCSDEANYITGQCFGTGGERVEIVEHPKYGNAIYKEGGWGVDDLRKTFKQKFGGFLEPVGLMQTKYHFLESPVVPKKD; this comes from the coding sequence ATGGGAATCCTGGACGGCAAGGCGGCGGTGGTGACGGGCTCGGGGCGCGGCGTGGGCCGCGGCCACGCGCTGCACCTCGCGCGCAACGGCGCGAAGGTCGTGGTCAACGACATCGACGAGACCGAGGCCAAGAAGGTCGTCGCGGAGATCGAGGCCGCGGGCGGCGCCGCCGTCGCGTCGGGCGCGAGCGTCGACTCGCGCGCGGGCTGCGCGGCGCTCGTCGAGCTCTGCTGCAGCGCGTTCGGCCGCATCGACGCGATGGTCAACAACGCGGGCAACGTGCGCGACCGCTCCTTCCTGAAGATGAGCGACGACGAGTTCGACCAGGTCGTGAAGGTGCACATGTACGGCACGTTCTGGTGCGCGCAGGAAGCCGCGCGCAAGATGGTCGAGCAGGGCAGCGGTGGCTCGATCGTGAACACGGTCTCGGCCGCGCACTTCGGCAACTTCGGACAGACGAACTACGCGGGCTCGAAGGGCGCGATCGCGACGTTCACGTACACGTGGGCGATCGAGCTCGCGCGCTACGGCATCCGCGTGAACGCGATCAGCCCGCTCGCGACGACGCGCATGTCGGCGAGCGCGAAGGTCGACGGCAAGGAGAACTCGGGGCCGTTCTTCGATCCCGATCTCAACGGCCCGTTCGTCGCCTATCTCTGCTCCGACGAGGCGAACTACATCACCGGCCAGTGCTTCGGCACCGGCGGCGAGCGCGTCGAGATCGTCGAGCACCCGAAGTACGGCAACGCGATCTACAAGGAAGGCGGCTGGGGCGTCGACGACCTGCGCAAGACGTTCAAGCAGAAGTTCGGCGGCTTCCTCGAGCCCGTCGGCCTGATGCAGACGAAGTACCACTTCCTCGAGTCGCCCGTCGTCCCCAAGAAGGACTAG
- a CDS encoding enoyl-CoA hydratase-related protein produces the protein MAYESLLFDVEDGVATVTLNRPARHNAFNRAMALELRDAWERVKRDPAIVCAVVTGAGDKAFCTGMDVADVASGTSQAEGEETREGSPFFRLTAIHNRCWKPVVTAVNGMVVGGGLHFIADSDLVVAAEHATFFDTHVKVGLVAGLEPVGLARRLPLEQVLRMALLGGAERMTAAQAHALGLVGDVVPAERLMERALDLARKIAQHSPAALARTKQAIWESLDRGLDDAISHTWDLIQAHTAHPDSREGATAFVEKRAPRWAPLSE, from the coding sequence ATGGCGTACGAGTCGCTGCTCTTCGACGTCGAGGACGGCGTCGCCACCGTCACGCTCAACCGACCCGCGCGTCACAACGCGTTCAACCGCGCGATGGCGCTCGAGCTGCGCGACGCGTGGGAGCGCGTGAAGCGCGACCCGGCGATCGTGTGCGCGGTGGTCACGGGCGCGGGCGACAAGGCGTTCTGCACCGGGATGGACGTCGCCGACGTGGCGTCGGGGACGAGCCAGGCCGAGGGTGAGGAGACGCGCGAGGGCTCGCCCTTCTTCCGCCTGACGGCGATCCACAACCGCTGCTGGAAGCCCGTCGTCACGGCGGTGAACGGCATGGTCGTCGGCGGCGGTCTCCACTTCATCGCCGACAGCGACCTCGTCGTCGCGGCCGAGCACGCGACCTTCTTCGACACGCACGTGAAGGTCGGGCTCGTCGCGGGCCTCGAGCCGGTCGGGCTCGCGCGGCGGCTCCCGCTCGAGCAGGTGCTGCGCATGGCGCTCCTCGGCGGCGCCGAGCGCATGACGGCGGCCCAGGCGCACGCGCTCGGGCTCGTCGGCGACGTCGTGCCCGCCGAGCGGCTGATGGAGCGCGCGCTCGACCTCGCGCGCAAGATCGCGCAGCACTCGCCGGCCGCGCTCGCGCGCACGAAGCAGGCCATCTGGGAGAGCCTCGATCGCGGGCTCGACGACGCGATCTCCCACACGTGGGACCTGATCCAGGCGCACACCGCGCACCCGGATTCGCGCGAGGGCGCGACCGCCTTCGTCGAGAAGCGCGCGCCGCGCTGGGCGCCGCTCTCCGAGTAG
- a CDS encoding enoyl-CoA hydratase/isomerase family protein encodes MAFEHILYDVADGVATITLNRPEKLNAYIPEMGDEIVRAFGRARDDDAVGAVVVTGAGKGFCAGVDLERLAESRAAAEKAGTKLGEEAFILTFPEELYEFPKPTIAAVNGAAIGVGITFILPFDVRIAAAGVKMGVTFTKLGMLPGLGSTHLLPRIVGPVKAAELVLTARVILSEEAAEIGLVNRVVDGGELLATAHALAAELATRDRAVMAAAKRALHHGAHVPLGEAMKNEQRESAALRARRS; translated from the coding sequence ATGGCCTTCGAGCACATCCTCTACGACGTCGCGGACGGCGTCGCGACGATCACGCTGAACCGCCCCGAGAAGCTCAACGCCTACATCCCGGAGATGGGCGACGAGATCGTGCGCGCATTCGGGAGGGCGCGCGACGACGACGCCGTGGGCGCGGTCGTCGTCACCGGAGCGGGCAAGGGGTTCTGCGCGGGCGTCGATCTCGAGCGGCTCGCCGAGAGTCGGGCCGCCGCCGAGAAGGCCGGCACGAAGCTCGGCGAGGAAGCCTTCATCCTGACGTTCCCCGAGGAGCTGTACGAGTTCCCGAAGCCGACGATCGCGGCGGTGAACGGCGCGGCGATCGGCGTCGGCATCACCTTCATCCTGCCGTTCGACGTGCGCATCGCGGCCGCGGGCGTGAAGATGGGCGTCACCTTCACGAAGCTCGGGATGCTGCCCGGCCTCGGGAGCACGCACCTCCTGCCGCGCATCGTGGGCCCGGTGAAGGCCGCGGAGCTCGTGCTCACGGCGCGCGTGATCCTCTCGGAGGAGGCGGCCGAGATCGGGCTCGTCAACCGCGTCGTCGACGGCGGAGAGCTGCTCGCGACCGCGCACGCGCTCGCGGCCGAGCTCGCGACGCGCGACCGCGCCGTGATGGCCGCCGCCAAGCGCGCGCTCCACCACGGGGCGCACGTCCCGCTCGGCGAGGCGATGAAGAACGAGCAGCGCGAGAGCGCGGCGCTCCGCGCGCGCCGAAGCTAG
- a CDS encoding SDR family oxidoreductase, which produces MAPSANETRKVAFVTGASRGIGAAAAIALAEHGFDVVATARTMSPGQQHDYGATKAESRRMALPGSLEETAAAVRARGREALVLRLDLLDRASIDDALARTYAEWGHVDVLLNNGIYQGPGLMERLADLRDDEMRTIFEGNVFAQLHVTQRVVARMLERGAGGTVINMTSGSALIDPPRPAGEGGWGYAYSASKAAFHKLAGILHVEHGRDGIRAFNLNPGFILTEAQKAMHGGDQFGGTFAGAGPDVPAAVIAWLATDAEADALRGGRHVDAQRLCEERQLVAGFRRAEGM; this is translated from the coding sequence ATGGCTCCCAGCGCGAACGAGACACGCAAGGTCGCCTTCGTCACCGGCGCGAGCCGCGGCATCGGCGCGGCCGCGGCGATCGCGCTCGCCGAGCACGGCTTCGACGTCGTCGCGACGGCGCGCACGATGAGCCCCGGGCAGCAGCACGACTACGGCGCGACGAAGGCCGAGTCGCGCCGCATGGCGCTGCCGGGAAGCCTCGAGGAGACGGCCGCCGCCGTGCGCGCGCGCGGGCGCGAGGCGCTCGTCCTGCGGCTCGACCTGCTCGACCGCGCCTCGATCGACGATGCACTCGCGCGCACGTACGCGGAGTGGGGCCACGTCGACGTGCTGCTCAACAACGGCATCTACCAGGGGCCGGGGCTGATGGAGCGGCTCGCCGACCTGCGCGACGACGAGATGCGCACGATCTTCGAGGGCAACGTGTTCGCGCAGCTGCACGTCACGCAGCGCGTGGTCGCGCGCATGCTCGAACGCGGCGCGGGCGGCACCGTGATCAACATGACGTCGGGGTCGGCGCTGATCGACCCGCCGAGGCCCGCCGGCGAGGGGGGCTGGGGCTATGCGTACTCCGCCTCGAAGGCCGCCTTCCACAAGCTCGCCGGGATCCTCCACGTCGAGCACGGGCGCGACGGCATCCGCGCGTTCAACCTGAACCCGGGCTTCATCCTCACCGAGGCGCAGAAGGCGATGCACGGCGGCGACCAGTTCGGCGGCACCTTCGCAGGCGCCGGGCCGGACGTGCCGGCCGCGGTGATCGCGTGGCTCGCGACGGACGCGGAGGCCGACGCGCTCCGCGGCGGGCGCCACGTCGATGCGCAGCGGCTGTGCGAGGAGCGCCAGCTCGTCGCCGGCTTCCGACGCGCGGAGGGCATGTGA
- a CDS encoding enoyl-CoA hydratase: MSEPEPVLLVERRDATSLVTLHRPDARNALSIALQEALIAAFRDAARDDAVAAVVLTGAGKAFCAGFDLKELSSGRGGGDGAGRQNELAAAIAECPKPVIGAINGFAITGGFELALACDLLVASTEARFADTHTRVGMVPGWGLSQRLPRLVGIHRAKELSLTGNFLDAATAERWGLVNRVVAPEALIPTCLALAADMASCVAAANRETKRLIDEGFAMPFGDAMPFENRAATDWARRVSGEAIGARREGVLERGRRQGS, encoded by the coding sequence ATGTCCGAGCCCGAGCCCGTGCTGCTCGTCGAGCGACGCGATGCGACGTCGCTCGTCACGCTCCACCGCCCCGATGCGCGCAACGCGCTCTCGATCGCCCTGCAGGAGGCGCTGATCGCGGCGTTCCGCGACGCCGCGCGCGACGACGCCGTCGCGGCCGTCGTGCTCACCGGCGCCGGCAAGGCCTTCTGCGCCGGCTTCGACCTGAAGGAGCTCTCGAGCGGGCGGGGCGGTGGCGACGGAGCGGGGAGGCAGAACGAGCTCGCGGCCGCGATCGCCGAGTGCCCGAAGCCCGTGATCGGCGCGATCAACGGCTTCGCGATCACGGGCGGGTTCGAGCTCGCGCTCGCGTGCGACCTGCTCGTCGCGTCGACCGAGGCGCGCTTCGCGGACACGCACACGCGCGTCGGCATGGTGCCGGGCTGGGGGCTCTCGCAGCGCCTTCCGCGGCTCGTCGGCATCCACCGCGCGAAGGAGCTCTCGCTGACGGGCAACTTCCTCGACGCCGCGACGGCCGAGCGCTGGGGGCTCGTGAACCGCGTCGTCGCGCCCGAGGCGCTGATTCCGACGTGCCTGGCGCTCGCGGCCGACATGGCCTCGTGCGTCGCGGCCGCGAACCGCGAGACGAAGCGCCTGATCGACGAGGGGTTCGCGATGCCGTTCGGCGACGCGATGCCGTTCGAGAACCGCGCCGCGACCGACTGGGCGCGCCGCGTCTCGGGCGAGGCGATCGGCGCGCGCCGCGAAGGCGTCCTCGAGCGCGGGCGACGGCAGGGAAGCTAG